A portion of the Algisphaera agarilytica genome contains these proteins:
- the proS gene encoding proline--tRNA ligase: MAKAPKNAISPTRAEDYPQWYQQVVRAADLAETSDVRGCMVIKPWGYALWENMQAVLDKMFKDTGHKNAYFPLFIPKSYLEKEAEHVEGFAKECAVVTHHRLEADGEGGLKPAGELEEPLVVRPTSEMIIGASFAKWVESYRDLPLLINQWANVVRWEMRTRLFLRTAEFLWQEGHTAHATEQEALDETAQMHEVYARFAEDFMAMPVIKGAKPEHERFPGAVDTLSIEAMMQDKKALQAGTSHFLGQNFSKAMGIEYQGEDKQKHHAWTTSWGVSTRLIGGLIMTHSDDDGLILPPKLAPAHVVIMPITFKADDPDAVLAYCEKLAEDLKQVTYDGQPIRVELDNRDIRGGEKTWGWVKKGVPIRLEIGQRDMADDSVFMARRDQSPKDKAGVGRQEFLDTVSDTLADIQNTLFERAKTFRAENSRVINARDKFENYFKGDKGGFALAHWNGDVEVAKKIQDDLAVTIRCIPDDGAIDDLLGGPNEPGKCIFTGEPSEKRVVWSKAY; the protein is encoded by the coding sequence ATGGCCAAAGCACCGAAAAACGCGATCTCCCCCACCCGCGCCGAAGACTACCCCCAGTGGTACCAACAGGTCGTCCGCGCCGCCGACCTGGCCGAGACGTCCGACGTCCGCGGCTGCATGGTGATCAAGCCCTGGGGCTACGCCCTCTGGGAGAACATGCAGGCCGTCCTCGACAAGATGTTCAAGGACACCGGCCACAAGAACGCCTACTTCCCGCTGTTCATCCCCAAGAGCTACCTCGAAAAAGAAGCCGAGCACGTCGAGGGCTTCGCCAAAGAGTGTGCCGTGGTCACCCACCACCGCCTCGAAGCCGACGGTGAGGGCGGCCTCAAGCCCGCCGGGGAATTGGAAGAACCTCTGGTCGTCCGCCCCACCTCCGAGATGATCATCGGGGCGAGCTTCGCCAAGTGGGTCGAGAGCTACCGCGACCTGCCGCTGCTGATCAACCAGTGGGCCAACGTCGTCCGTTGGGAGATGCGGACCCGGCTGTTCCTGCGCACCGCCGAGTTCCTCTGGCAGGAGGGCCACACCGCCCACGCCACCGAGCAGGAAGCGCTCGACGAGACCGCGCAGATGCACGAGGTCTACGCCCGCTTCGCCGAGGACTTCATGGCCATGCCGGTCATCAAGGGCGCCAAGCCCGAACACGAACGCTTCCCCGGGGCGGTCGATACGCTGTCCATTGAAGCCATGATGCAGGACAAAAAAGCCCTGCAGGCCGGCACGTCCCACTTCCTCGGGCAGAACTTCTCCAAAGCCATGGGCATCGAGTACCAGGGCGAAGACAAGCAGAAGCACCACGCCTGGACCACCAGTTGGGGCGTCTCCACCCGGCTCATCGGCGGGCTCATCATGACCCACTCCGATGACGACGGCCTGATCCTCCCGCCCAAGCTCGCGCCCGCCCACGTGGTCATCATGCCCATCACCTTCAAGGCCGACGATCCTGACGCGGTGCTCGCCTACTGCGAGAAACTCGCTGAAGACCTGAAGCAAGTCACTTACGACGGCCAGCCCATCCGCGTCGAGCTCGACAACCGCGACATCCGCGGCGGCGAGAAGACCTGGGGCTGGGTCAAGAAGGGCGTGCCCATCCGCCTCGAAATCGGCCAGCGCGACATGGCCGACGACAGCGTGTTCATGGCCCGCCGTGACCAATCGCCCAAGGACAAGGCGGGCGTCGGCCGCCAAGAGTTCCTCGACACCGTCAGCGACACGCTCGCGGACATCCAGAACACCCTCTTCGAGCGGGCCAAGACGTTCCGCGCCGAGAACTCCCGCGTCATCAACGCCCGGGACAAGTTCGAGAACTATTTCAAAGGCGACAAAGGCGGCTTCGCCCTGGCCCACTGGAACGGCGACGTCGAAGTCGCCAAGAAGATCCAGGACGACCTGGCGGTCACCATCCGCTGCATCCCCGACGACGGCGCGATCGATGACCTGCTCGGCGGCCCCAACGAGCCGGGCAAGTGCATCTTCACCGGCGAACCCAGCGAAAAACGCGTCGTCTGGTCGAAGGCGTACTGA
- a CDS encoding ArnT family glycosyltransferase produces the protein MPKRPRPELAPLPLLGEQRGVWFNAWPLLIILVASLPALLMSIGQRDVTRVMENVSIGSSQETWHKVVGVRGEPGDASALILPEWNGKPRIAKPPMLVWVNMGAAELTGHDPETTSADRFILICRLVAVAFGLLAIASTYGIGLLVGDRKLAVFAAAIFATMWCIVRASRTASYDGHLLGYATFALCASLWALAPFRDDPAKLGRQLLGFAAAALATAAAMLTKGPLALVIVLLPLLAMAAVMGKRWKTAALGMVAIAAVSVAAFAWWYFAVEQLVPELRASLAREYAAQRDEAQPVWYYVLVLVMVVPWSPWLVAGLLHPFVNTGGRDRRVRLVPYAWFAALLLFFSIPMAKQQRYILPLIPAAALLCATVIRDQLHMAKAGKPDPGAWILQRPIGGVAVVGAVAFPALLALQPWLMDKGWIDDLNLATLSAPIAIVLGLLLLALAIPAEHYLRTHRLLRGVLFLAAWMSIITAVAGHAYAVRSGADDPTRDNAKQLLNLAAGRPLVYVRPEVATQPVIDDEEPLLIHLQRAIPTYDAEAFAQAFPVDAPWAKRPIVITEPTDGPTHLALDALGYAPAFTFLGDKETPRAVYAP, from the coding sequence ATGCCCAAACGCCCCCGCCCGGAACTCGCCCCCCTCCCGCTCCTCGGCGAACAACGCGGCGTGTGGTTCAACGCCTGGCCGTTGCTGATCATCCTTGTTGCTTCGCTCCCGGCGCTTCTGATGAGCATCGGGCAGCGCGACGTGACGCGCGTGATGGAAAACGTCTCCATCGGCTCATCCCAGGAAACCTGGCACAAGGTTGTCGGCGTCCGCGGCGAGCCGGGCGACGCCTCGGCGTTGATCCTGCCCGAATGGAACGGCAAGCCTCGCATCGCCAAACCGCCGATGCTGGTGTGGGTCAACATGGGTGCGGCTGAACTCACCGGGCACGACCCCGAGACCACCTCGGCCGACCGCTTCATCCTGATCTGTCGACTCGTCGCCGTCGCCTTCGGCCTGCTCGCCATCGCGTCCACCTACGGCATCGGCCTGCTCGTGGGCGACCGCAAGCTCGCCGTCTTCGCCGCCGCGATCTTCGCCACGATGTGGTGCATCGTCCGCGCCTCACGCACCGCGTCCTACGACGGCCACCTGCTGGGCTACGCCACGTTCGCGCTGTGCGCTTCGCTCTGGGCGCTCGCGCCGTTCCGCGACGACCCCGCCAAGCTCGGCCGACAACTGCTGGGCTTCGCCGCCGCCGCCCTCGCCACCGCCGCCGCGATGCTCACCAAGGGCCCGCTGGCGCTGGTCATCGTGCTGCTGCCGCTGCTCGCCATGGCCGCCGTCATGGGCAAGCGCTGGAAAACCGCCGCCCTCGGCATGGTCGCCATCGCCGCGGTCAGCGTCGCCGCGTTTGCCTGGTGGTACTTCGCCGTCGAACAGCTCGTGCCCGAGCTCCGGGCGTCGCTCGCCCGGGAGTACGCGGCGCAGCGCGACGAAGCGCAGCCCGTGTGGTACTACGTGCTGGTCTTGGTCATGGTGGTGCCGTGGTCGCCGTGGCTGGTCGCGGGGCTGCTGCACCCGTTTGTAAACACCGGGGGCAGAGACCGTCGGGTACGCCTGGTGCCCTACGCCTGGTTTGCCGCGCTGCTGCTGTTCTTCTCGATCCCGATGGCCAAGCAGCAGCGTTACATCCTGCCGCTGATCCCGGCCGCGGCGCTGTTGTGTGCCACCGTCATCCGCGATCAATTGCACATGGCCAAGGCGGGCAAGCCCGACCCCGGTGCCTGGATCCTGCAACGCCCCATCGGCGGCGTGGCGGTCGTCGGCGCGGTCGCGTTCCCCGCGTTGCTGGCGCTGCAGCCCTGGCTCATGGACAAGGGCTGGATCGACGACCTGAACCTCGCCACGCTATCGGCGCCGATCGCGATTGTGCTCGGGCTGTTGCTGCTCGCCCTCGCGATTCCCGCTGAGCACTACCTGCGGACCCACCGCCTGCTGCGTGGCGTGCTGTTCCTCGCCGCGTGGATGTCGATCATCACGGCCGTCGCTGGCCACGCCTACGCCGTACGCTCCGGGGCGGACGACCCGACGCGAGACAACGCCAAGCAGCTGCTGAACCTCGCCGCGGGTCGACCGCTGGTGTATGTGCGACCCGAGGTGGCCACGCAGCCGGTCATCGACGACGAAGAGCCGCTGCTCATCCACCTCCAACGCGCGATCCCCACCTACGACGCCGAGGCTTTCGCCCAGGCATTCCCCGTCGACGCCCCGTGGGCCAAGCGCCCCATCGTCATCACCGAACCCACCGACGGCCCCACCCACCTCGCCCTCGACGCCCTGGGCTACGCCCCCGCGTTCACCTTTCTGGGCGACAAAGAAACCCCCCGTGCGGTCTACGCCCCGTAA
- a CDS encoding zinc ribbon domain-containing protein translates to MSSAFPATIPVRLNAEGYIDIDVHCPTCGYNLRMQKVANACPECGAPVDVVERDDADRLERADPGWLKRIERGTGWLHGAALATVLFVVPGIVWAAAALWLLTTKEPNRRETWYHRGTRLSARWASVLAAAAALATLGMLIARYVTAWSEKGIELGGGPSGVNPILKIQRAVAPMMSGDWGTFDLLASTAAAAMAVAMLEAWRHLFALAARADGPAVAQRCRATWKRYLVGVGAIVGLAVATNVVEWMDWQLPGKLYEWTALILVGIVLVVVLWIWWATVRLTRDFRRLLLKSHAG, encoded by the coding sequence ATGTCCTCCGCCTTCCCCGCCACCATCCCGGTCCGACTCAACGCCGAGGGCTACATCGACATCGATGTGCACTGCCCGACGTGCGGCTACAACCTGCGGATGCAGAAGGTGGCCAACGCGTGTCCCGAGTGCGGGGCGCCGGTGGATGTGGTTGAGCGGGACGACGCGGACCGGCTGGAGCGGGCCGACCCGGGTTGGCTCAAGCGGATCGAGCGCGGGACGGGTTGGCTGCACGGCGCGGCGCTCGCGACGGTTCTTTTTGTGGTGCCCGGCATCGTCTGGGCGGCCGCGGCGCTGTGGCTGCTGACGACCAAGGAACCCAACCGCCGGGAGACGTGGTACCACCGGGGGACGCGGTTGTCGGCCCGTTGGGCGTCGGTGCTCGCGGCGGCTGCGGCGTTGGCGACGCTGGGCATGTTGATTGCGCGTTACGTCACGGCCTGGAGCGAAAAAGGGATCGAACTCGGCGGCGGCCCGTCGGGGGTGAACCCGATCCTGAAAATCCAGCGGGCGGTGGCCCCGATGATGTCGGGCGATTGGGGCACGTTCGACCTGCTGGCCAGCACCGCGGCGGCGGCGATGGCGGTGGCGATGCTCGAGGCGTGGCGTCACCTGTTTGCGTTGGCGGCGCGGGCGGACGGGCCCGCGGTGGCGCAGCGCTGCCGGGCGACGTGGAAGCGTTACCTCGTTGGCGTGGGCGCGATAGTGGGGTTGGCGGTGGCGACGAACGTGGTCGAGTGGATGGATTGGCAGCTGCCCGGGAAGCTGTACGAATGGACCGCGCTGATCCTGGTCGGCATCGTGCTGGTGGTGGTCTTGTGGATTTGGTGGGCGACGGTACGGCTGACGCGGGACTTCAGGCGGTTGTTGTTGAAGTCGCATGCGGGCTGA
- a CDS encoding CCA tRNA nucleotidyltransferase has protein sequence MSRDAATTIIQTLREHGHVAYLAGGCVRDRLLGVAPKDHDVATDAPPDVVQKLFRRSQPVGEAFGVILVYAPGINPNADAEPQRGEASGTDRPQRRFVPIEVATFRTEGVYSDGRRPDEVNFTTAEHDAQRRDFTINGLFEDPLHPDTPNPDADGHGVIDYVGGRADLESKTLRAIGDPDRRFGEDYLRMLRAVRFTTRLGFTLDPSTAQAIRNLSKFLSQISRERIGGELQLMLTTPHFAASADLLQQLRLDGPTLNEDHLDAEMSVLTRLSPDAGYAAKLTAWMIDRHGLAAATPARVRRWRKALCLSNDDTDTLNRILRQLHAAEDWATMSVAKRKRLLSMTDWDQTLLVWRAMKRADAIDADTPALIEDGIGLAPAPLVDGADLIAMQLKPGPLFKTLLDQVYDAQLEGRVTDRQAALAWVRQSASEG, from the coding sequence ATGTCCCGCGACGCCGCCACCACCATCATCCAGACCCTCCGCGAGCACGGCCACGTCGCCTACCTCGCCGGGGGGTGTGTGCGCGATCGGCTGCTGGGCGTCGCCCCCAAAGACCACGACGTCGCCACCGACGCCCCGCCGGATGTCGTGCAGAAACTTTTCCGTCGTTCGCAACCCGTCGGCGAAGCGTTCGGCGTCATCCTCGTTTACGCGCCCGGCATCAACCCCAACGCCGACGCTGAGCCGCAACGCGGCGAAGCGTCTGGTACCGATCGCCCCCAACGCCGCTTCGTCCCCATCGAAGTCGCCACCTTCCGCACCGAAGGCGTCTACTCCGACGGCCGCCGCCCCGACGAAGTCAATTTCACCACCGCCGAGCACGACGCCCAGCGCCGTGACTTCACCATCAACGGCCTGTTCGAAGACCCGCTCCACCCCGACACCCCCAACCCCGACGCGGACGGCCACGGCGTGATCGACTACGTCGGCGGACGGGCCGACCTCGAATCCAAAACCCTCCGCGCCATCGGCGACCCCGACCGACGGTTCGGCGAAGACTACCTGCGCATGCTCCGGGCCGTGCGCTTCACCACCCGGCTGGGCTTCACGCTCGACCCGTCCACCGCGCAAGCGATCCGTAACCTCTCGAAGTTCCTCAGCCAGATCAGCCGGGAACGCATCGGCGGCGAGCTGCAGCTCATGCTCACCACGCCGCACTTCGCCGCCTCGGCCGACCTCTTGCAACAGCTCCGCCTCGACGGGCCGACGCTCAACGAAGACCACCTCGACGCCGAGATGTCGGTCCTCACCCGCCTCTCGCCCGACGCGGGCTACGCCGCCAAGCTAACCGCCTGGATGATCGACCGGCACGGCCTTGCCGCCGCGACACCCGCACGCGTCCGCCGCTGGCGCAAGGCGCTGTGCCTCAGCAACGACGACACCGACACGCTCAATCGGATCCTGCGTCAGCTCCACGCCGCCGAGGACTGGGCGACGATGTCGGTGGCGAAGCGCAAGCGTCTGCTATCGATGACCGACTGGGACCAGACGCTGCTGGTCTGGCGGGCGATGAAGCGGGCCGACGCCATCGATGCCGACACCCCCGCGCTCATCGAGGACGGCATCGGCCTGGCCCCCGCGCCGCTCGTTGACGGCGCGGACCTCATCGCGATGCAGCTCAAGCCCGGGCCGTTGTTCAAGACGCTGCTGGATCAGGTGTACGACGCCCAGCTCGAGGGCCGGGTGACCGATCGGCAGGCCGCGTTGGCGTGGGTGCGCCAGAGCGCTTCGGAGGGTTAA
- a CDS encoding YggS family pyridoxal phosphate-dependent enzyme — protein MTPQHAGPSQLKDAFLAVNDRIADAAARSGRKREDVAMVAVTKYASPDQIRSIVELGQADLGESRVQQLTQRVPQLTEFLSRKKTLAGASARAEDATPDKVRWHMIGQLQRNKVKQVAPHVDLIHSVDSLRLAEELHNYASRLDIVIDILIQVNTSGEASKSGIAPPAVTHLVESIDTMMHLRPRGLMTMAPLSEDPEDARPTFARTAELFNDVKTEAIGGDHFNVLSMGMTNDFEVAIEEGANVVRIGRALFGETEA, from the coding sequence ATGACTCCGCAGCACGCTGGCCCGAGCCAACTCAAGGACGCCTTTCTCGCGGTAAACGACCGCATCGCCGACGCCGCCGCCCGCTCGGGGCGTAAACGTGAAGACGTGGCCATGGTCGCCGTCACCAAGTACGCCAGCCCCGACCAGATCCGCAGCATCGTCGAGCTGGGCCAGGCCGACCTCGGCGAGAGCCGCGTCCAACAACTCACCCAGCGCGTCCCCCAACTCACCGAGTTCCTCAGCCGCAAGAAAACCCTCGCGGGTGCCAGCGCCCGCGCCGAAGACGCCACGCCCGACAAGGTCCGCTGGCACATGATCGGCCAGCTCCAACGCAACAAGGTCAAACAGGTCGCCCCCCACGTCGACCTCATCCACTCGGTCGACTCGCTCCGCCTCGCTGAGGAGCTGCACAACTACGCGTCGCGCCTCGACATCGTCATCGACATCCTCATCCAGGTGAACACCTCCGGCGAAGCGTCCAAGTCCGGCATCGCCCCGCCCGCCGTGACACACCTCGTCGAATCCATCGACACCATGATGCACCTCCGCCCCCGCGGCTTGATGACCATGGCCCCGCTGTCGGAGGACCCCGAAGACGCCCGCCCCACCTTCGCCCGCACCGCCGAGCTGTTCAACGACGTCAAGACCGAAGCGATCGGCGGCGACCACTTCAACGTCCTGTCCATGGGCATGACCAACGACTTCGAGGTCGCCATCGAAGAAGGCGCCAACGTCGTCCGCATCGGCCGTGCCCTGTTCGGCGAGACCGAAGCCTAA
- the nth gene encoding endonuclease III, producing MPAAPKKTANEKARARRLYAKLDALYPDAKCALHFDSPFQLLVATILSAQCTDEAVNKATPALFAKYPTPAKMADAKVEDLEKLVKTCGFYRNKAKNIKAAAAGIMEDFDGEVPQTIEDLITLPGAARKTANVVLGNAFGINEGMVVDTHIGRLSVRLGFTQHDSKNAVKIEQDLMALFPRKTWTQLAHLFIAHGRAVCKAQRPACDTCPIKRSCPQKSL from the coding sequence ATGCCCGCCGCCCCGAAAAAGACCGCCAACGAGAAGGCCCGCGCCCGCCGCCTGTACGCCAAGCTGGATGCGCTCTACCCGGATGCCAAGTGTGCGCTGCACTTCGATTCGCCCTTCCAACTCCTCGTCGCCACCATCCTCTCGGCCCAGTGCACCGACGAAGCGGTCAACAAAGCCACCCCCGCCCTCTTCGCCAAGTACCCCACGCCCGCCAAGATGGCCGATGCGAAAGTCGAAGACCTCGAAAAACTCGTCAAGACCTGCGGCTTCTACCGCAACAAGGCCAAGAACATCAAAGCCGCCGCCGCCGGCATCATGGAAGACTTCGACGGCGAGGTCCCCCAAACCATCGAAGACCTCATCACCCTCCCGGGGGCCGCCCGGAAGACCGCCAACGTCGTCCTGGGCAACGCCTTCGGCATCAACGAGGGCATGGTCGTCGACACCCACATCGGCCGACTCTCCGTCCGCCTGGGCTTCACGCAACACGACAGCAAAAACGCCGTGAAGATCGAACAAGACCTCATGGCCCTCTTCCCCCGCAAGACCTGGACCCAACTCGCCCACCTCTTCATCGCCCACGGCCGGGCGGTGTGCAAAGCTCAACGACCCGCGTGTGATACTTGTCCGATCAAGCGGAGTTGCCCACAGAAATCTCTTTAA
- a CDS encoding tetratricopeptide repeat protein, whose translation MGKAWQRLGNDDRRFDAYIKSHQLNPTHPDVAREAGIAAMDIRKPDLAVAVTKRAVIASPEDAGLKANLALAYLFCGQSQEAMTVVTESLQMDPEDQITLRLVRS comes from the coding sequence ATGGGAAAAGCTTGGCAACGTTTGGGTAATGATGATCGGCGTTTCGATGCATACATCAAATCTCACCAACTGAATCCTACACACCCGGATGTAGCGCGTGAGGCAGGTATTGCCGCAATGGATATTCGTAAGCCAGATTTAGCTGTTGCGGTTACTAAACGTGCTGTTATTGCCAGTCCGGAAGATGCAGGCCTGAAGGCGAATTTAGCCTTGGCGTATTTGTTTTGCGGTCAGTCCCAAGAGGCCATGACTGTAGTTACAGAATCATTACAGATGGACCCCGAAGACCAGATTACGCTTCGATTAGTAAGGTCATAG
- the argC gene encoding N-acetyl-gamma-glutamyl-phosphate reductase, translating into MKIRAAIVGPTGLTGMYLVKLLHRHPQAELMYLASHRDELPDLRDEFPSLLGLLDEDVAQCRPIDPEAIAKEADVVFLGLPHKAAMAYAPQLLDAGLRVIDLSADYRLSDQALYESVYDTPHTDPANLPNAVYGLPELFRKDLPGAMLVANPGCYPTAAALGVAPLLSHSLVKPEGITVYAASGTTGAGRAAKPATSFLSVNEAFGPYGQIGGHRHQPEIAQTLTRVAGKPVTPLFIPHLLPIDAGILETIVLQPADSDVTQADLFEAFQDAYAHEPFIRVRTEDDVLPNVKHVVDTNYVDVSVRLTDSGQVVVFVAEDNMVKGASGQAVQNMNAVFELDEILGLS; encoded by the coding sequence ATGAAGATCCGTGCCGCGATCGTTGGACCCACCGGCCTCACCGGGATGTACCTCGTCAAACTTCTGCACCGCCACCCGCAGGCGGAGCTGATGTATCTGGCGTCCCACCGCGACGAGCTGCCGGACCTGCGCGACGAGTTTCCTTCGTTGCTCGGATTGCTGGATGAAGACGTGGCGCAGTGTCGGCCGATCGATCCCGAGGCGATTGCCAAGGAAGCCGACGTGGTCTTTCTCGGTCTACCGCACAAGGCCGCGATGGCGTACGCGCCGCAGCTGCTCGACGCGGGGCTGCGTGTGATCGACCTCTCGGCCGACTACCGGCTGAGCGACCAGGCCCTCTACGAATCGGTCTACGACACCCCGCACACCGACCCCGCCAACCTGCCCAACGCCGTGTACGGCTTACCGGAACTCTTCCGCAAGGACCTCCCGGGCGCGATGCTCGTGGCCAACCCCGGCTGCTACCCCACGGCCGCGGCGCTCGGCGTCGCGCCGCTGCTGTCGCACAGCCTCGTCAAGCCCGAGGGCATCACCGTCTACGCCGCCAGCGGCACCACCGGCGCCGGTCGGGCCGCCAAGCCCGCGACCAGCTTCCTCAGCGTCAATGAGGCCTTCGGCCCCTACGGCCAGATCGGCGGCCACCGCCACCAACCCGAGATCGCCCAGACCCTCACCCGCGTCGCCGGCAAACCCGTCACCCCGCTGTTTATTCCGCACCTCCTGCCGATCGACGCAGGCATCCTCGAAACCATCGTCCTCCAACCCGCCGACAGCGACGTCACCCAGGCGGACCTGTTCGAGGCCTTCCAGGACGCCTACGCCCACGAGCCGTTCATCCGCGTGCGGACTGAAGACGATGTCCTACCCAACGTGAAGCACGTGGTGGATACAAACTATGTGGATGTCTCCGTACGGCTCACCGACTCGGGGCAGGTGGTGGTGTTCGTCGCCGAAGACAACATGGTCAAGGGAGCGTCCGGCCAGGCGGTTCAGAACATGAACGCGGTGTTTGAATTGGATGAGATTTTGGGGTTGTCATGA
- a CDS encoding Hsp20/alpha crystallin family protein, with protein sequence MQASLRRTLDNPFQALRDFDRVVNRMWDTVEEGVGTTSFPVDIREVDDTLTVEAELPGFAKDQIDVSVEQGVLNIEAQRPAREAKAEVKVHLSERRATHYARRFTLPTAYDTNNVEASLVDGVLTLTLAKREESKPKKIEVK encoded by the coding sequence ATGCAAGCTTCCCTCCGCCGAACCCTGGACAACCCGTTTCAAGCCCTGCGTGACTTCGACCGTGTGGTGAACCGCATGTGGGACACCGTCGAAGAAGGCGTCGGCACGACGAGCTTCCCGGTCGACATCCGCGAAGTCGACGACACCCTCACCGTCGAAGCGGAACTGCCCGGCTTCGCCAAGGACCAGATCGACGTCAGCGTCGAGCAAGGCGTCCTCAACATCGAGGCGCAGCGCCCCGCCCGCGAGGCCAAGGCCGAGGTGAAGGTCCACCTCAGCGAACGCCGAGCGACGCACTACGCCCGCCGGTTCACGCTGCCGACCGCGTACGACACGAACAACGTCGAAGCGTCGCTCGTCGATGGTGTGCTTACGCTCACGCTCGCCAAACGCGAAGAGAGCAAGCCGAAGAAGATCGAAGTGAAATAA
- a CDS encoding HAD family hydrolase, with translation MSRFSAHLYAGRLIISPERFNLDEELGLDQPKSKPKSKDPGRSSVGQFKTAPGVASRTKDQQIRARRVDLVALDLDGTLLTSDKRLSVKAIEAVTEIRKRGIKVVIATARPPRTVLEIYNHLKLNTHQINYNGALIQHPDHSKPLRHEPLSPDLAYAICTVARKTDNKCIIALEILDKWYTDKHDPSLETETSKKFDPDYVGSLLEPLKMPITKLMVLAPADRMAIIRKVLVERYKQSTMMVTNEDHLTQIASYQADKGRALKFLCEKYKIDPAHTLAIGDGPNDVGMLKFAGLGVAMGNAFPEAKEAADLVAPTNDEEGVAHILWKYIA, from the coding sequence GTGTCGCGGTTCTCCGCTCATCTGTACGCAGGGAGGCTCATCATCTCGCCCGAACGATTCAATCTCGACGAAGAACTCGGACTCGATCAACCCAAGTCCAAGCCAAAATCCAAGGACCCCGGACGGTCCTCGGTCGGCCAGTTCAAGACCGCGCCCGGCGTCGCCTCGCGCACCAAGGACCAGCAGATCCGCGCCCGCCGGGTCGACCTGGTCGCCCTCGACCTCGACGGCACGCTGCTCACCAGCGACAAACGCCTGAGCGTCAAGGCCATCGAAGCCGTCACCGAGATCCGCAAGCGCGGCATCAAGGTCGTCATCGCCACGGCCCGTCCGCCACGCACCGTGCTCGAGATCTATAACCACCTCAAGCTCAACACCCACCAGATCAACTACAACGGCGCGCTCATCCAGCACCCCGACCACAGCAAGCCGCTCCGCCACGAACCCCTGTCGCCCGACCTCGCCTACGCCATCTGCACCGTCGCCCGCAAGACCGACAATAAGTGCATCATCGCGCTGGAGATCCTCGACAAGTGGTACACCGACAAGCACGACCCCAGCCTCGAGACCGAGACGAGCAAGAAGTTCGACCCCGACTACGTCGGCTCGCTGCTCGAGCCACTCAAGATGCCCATCACCAAGCTCATGGTCCTCGCCCCCGCTGACCGCATGGCGATCATCCGCAAGGTGTTGGTCGAGCGGTACAAGCAGTCGACGATGATGGTGACCAACGAAGACCACCTCACGCAGATCGCGTCGTACCAGGCCGACAAGGGCCGGGCGCTGAAGTTCCTCTGCGAGAAATACAAGATCGATCCTGCCCACACCCTCGCCATCGGCGACGGCCCCAACGACGTAGGCATGCTCAAGTTCGCGGGCCTGGGCGTCGCGATGGGCAACGCGTTCCCCGAAGCCAAAGAAGCCGCAGACCTCGTCGCACCGACCAACGACGAAGAGGGCGTGGCCCACATCCTGTGGAAGTACATCGCATAA